In the genome of Candidatus Dadabacteria bacterium, one region contains:
- the queA gene encoding tRNA preQ1(34) S-adenosylmethionine ribosyltransferase-isomerase QueA, translated as MRTDQFDYDLPQRLIAQYPLSERSSSKLLVVDRKTQVFSHARFSDLRDMLRPGDLMVLNNTRVIPARLSGHVERRGVVEFLLTEKKDEARWGVLFRNPAEGLRVSLDGGVWGSLRREPDKSWTIRFSKPVERIISSAGRMPLPPYIEREPEPSDKKTYQTVYATEEGSVAAPTAGLHFDPELISDLREKDVLMKYVTLHVGEGTFRPVKEEFIDNHAMHSERVSVPRETAEAVNEAKAQKRRIISVGTTVTRVLESAEGNIGEMRPFSGRTDLFIKPPYEFRFVDVLITNFHMPRSTLLMLVSAFCGTRELALAAYEEAKSRGYRFLSYGDSMMIM; from the coding sequence ATGAGAACGGATCAATTCGACTATGATCTTCCCCAGCGGCTGATTGCCCAGTATCCGCTTTCTGAGCGCAGCTCCTCAAAGCTCCTTGTGGTTGACAGGAAAACCCAGGTTTTCTCCCACGCCAGGTTCTCTGACCTAAGGGATATGCTCCGCCCCGGCGACCTCATGGTTCTTAACAACACCAGGGTTATTCCCGCGAGGCTTTCGGGACACGTGGAACGAAGGGGAGTCGTCGAGTTTCTCCTTACGGAGAAAAAGGATGAGGCCCGGTGGGGTGTGCTTTTCAGGAATCCGGCCGAGGGTCTTAGGGTCTCCCTCGATGGAGGGGTGTGGGGCAGCCTTCGGAGGGAACCCGATAAAAGCTGGACTATAAGATTCAGCAAACCCGTCGAGCGGATCATCAGCAGCGCGGGACGGATGCCGCTTCCGCCCTACATAGAAAGAGAACCCGAGCCTTCGGATAAAAAGACCTATCAGACTGTTTACGCGACCGAGGAGGGATCTGTCGCCGCTCCGACGGCCGGGCTTCATTTCGACCCTGAACTTATCTCGGACCTTCGCGAAAAGGACGTTCTGATGAAGTATGTCACTCTGCATGTGGGAGAGGGGACCTTCAGGCCCGTAAAGGAAGAATTTATCGATAACCACGCAATGCATTCAGAACGCGTCTCGGTTCCACGGGAGACCGCAGAGGCGGTAAACGAAGCCAAGGCGCAGAAAAGAAGGATTATTTCCGTGGGGACCACGGTTACGAGGGTCCTTGAGTCGGCAGAGGGAAACATCGGGGAGATGCGGCCTTTTTCCGGAAGGACGGATCTTTTTATAAAACCTCCTTACGAATTCCGGTTTGTAGACGTTCTGATAACCAATTTCCATATGCCTCGCTCAACCCTTCTTATGCTTGTCTCCGCGTTCTGCGGCACAAGGGAGCTGGCCCTCGCCGCTTACGAGGAGGCGAAATCGCGTGGTTACAGGTTCCTTAGTTACGGCGACTCGATGATGATAATGTGA